In Carya illinoinensis cultivar Pawnee chromosome 7, C.illinoinensisPawnee_v1, whole genome shotgun sequence, the following are encoded in one genomic region:
- the LOC122315756 gene encoding acyltransferase-like protein At1g54570, chloroplastic isoform X1 has translation MASVIGFRALSFFASSSENKDRSRRQVRSSGSADSTVLSSDSVVVNGTSTGGGRGESNATSVYQGNGRLRSKVEEKKRVTDNVLETLEPLWDDGYGTYTVRDYFDMAKDIVKSDGGPPRWFCPVSCGCPLKDSPVLLFLPGMDGTGMGLVLHHKSLGKAFEVWCLHIPVQDRTPFEGLVKHVEETVKQEHASSPNKPIYLVGDSLGGCLALAVASRNPTIDLVIILANPATSFGRSQLQPLLPILEAMPAGLHSAVPYLLSSIMGDPVKMAMVNIESRLPPGKKLEQLFLSLTSLLPYLSGFDDIIPKSTLLWKLKLLKSAAAYTNSRLHAVKAEVLILSSGKDNMVPSGDEAQRLKELLQNCVVRHFKDSGHTLLLEDGIGLMTVIKGTCKYRRSRRHDYVSDFLPPSRKELQYACDQVLGLLRFASGSIMFSTLEDGKIVKGLAGVPSDGPVLLVGYHMLMGLELSPLVERFLVEKNIMVRGLAHPTLFSRAFESSSPEFSFNDWIKVFGGLPVTASNLFKLLSTKSHVLLYPGGAREALHYKGEEYKLFWPDQPEFVRMAARFGATIVPFGVVGEDDIAEMVLDYNDLIKIPVIKDYIRDANSNMIRVRDETSGEVGSQELFIPGLLPKIPGRFYYLFGKPIETKGRNEILKDKKVANQLYLQIKSEVERNMAFLVKKREEDPYRSVVDRTLYKAIYATSNEVPAFEP, from the exons ATGGCATCTGTTATAGGTTTCCGGGCACTGTCTTTTTTTGCATCAAGTTCGGAGAATAAGGATCGGAGTCGAAGGCAAGTTAGGAGTTCAGGTAGTGCCGATTCGACGGTGTTGTCCTCAGACTCAGTTGTGGTGAATGGAACTTCTACAGGTGGGGGGAGGGGCGAGAGTAATGCGACTTCAGTTTATCAAGGAAATGGACGGTTAAGGTCTAAAGTTGAGGAGAAGAAAAGGGTAACGGATAATGTTTTGGAAACTCTGGAACCGTTGTGGGATGATGGGTATGGGACTTACACCGTGAGGGATTACtttgatatggccaaggacatTGTTAAGTCTGATGGTGGGCCACCACGGTGGTTTTGCCCTGTTTCTTGCGGATGCCCTTTAAAGGATTCTCCAGTTCTTCTGTTTTTGCCCG GGATGGATGGTACTGGAATGGGGCTTGTTTTGCACCATAAGTCTCTTGGGAA GGCATTTGAAGTTTGGTGCCTGCATATTCCTGTTCAAGATCGAACACCATTTGAAG GACTGGTGAAACATGTTGAGGAAACTGTCAAGCAGGAGCATGCTTCATCTCCAAATAAGCCAATTTATTTGGTGGGGGATTCCCTTGGAGGATGCCTAGCACTTGCTGTTGCTTCTCGTAATCCTACCATTGACCTAGTCATCATATTGGCCAATCCAG CCACATCATTTGGCAGGTCTCAGTTGCAACCATTGCTTCCTATCTTGGAGGCTATGCCTGCTGGACTACATAGTGCAGTTCCCTATCTTCTTAGCTCAATCATGG GTGATCCAGTGAAAATGGCAATGGTCAACATTGAAAGTAGGCTTCCCCCTGGAAAAAAATTGGAACAGCTGTTTCTCAGCCTCACTTCATTGCTACCATATCTTTCT GGCTTTGATGATATTATACCAAAGAGCACACTTCTATGGAAGCTGAAGCTGCTTAAATCGGCTGCTGCATATACTAATTCCCGTCTACATGCTGTTAAAGCTGAAGTGCTCATCCTCTCGAG TGGCAAGGATAACATGGTTCCTAGTGGAGATGAAGCTCAACGACTCAAGGAATTGTTACAAAACTGTGTAGTTCGTCACTTCAAGGATAGTGGTCATACCCTTTTATTG GAAGATGGAATTGGTTTGATGACGGTTATTAAGGGTACTTGCAAATACCGTCGTTCAAGGAGACATGATTATGTATCCGATTTTCTACCTCCTAGTAGGAAAGAACTCCAATACGCCTGTGATCAAGTGCTTGG TTTATTGCGCTTTGCTTCTGGTTCCATAATGTTCTCGACTTTGGAGGACGGAAAGATAGTGAAAGGTCTTGCTGGTGTTCCAAGTGATGGTCCTGTGTTATTAGTTGGTTATCACATGTTGATGGGACTTGAACTTTCTCCACTTGTTGAACGATTTTTGGTCGAGAAGAATATTATGGTTCGTGGTTTGGCTCATCCAACTTTGTTTTCAAGGGCGTTTGAGAGTTCATCCCCTGAGTTTTCTTTCAATGACTGGATCAAAGTGTTTGGAGGACTACCTGTCACAGCCAGCAATCTTTTCAAATTGCTTTCAACAAAATCGCATGTGCTTCTTTATCCTGGCGGTGCACGTGAGGCCTTACATTACAAG GGAGAAGAATACAAGTTATTTTGGCCTGATCAGCCAGAATTTGTGAGAATGGCAGCACGGTTTGGGGCCACAATTGTACCATTTGGAGTTGTGGGAGAAGATGATATAGCAGAG ATGGTCCTTGATTACAACGACCTAATTAAAATCCCCGTCATTAAGGATTATATCAGAGATGCTAATAGCAACATGATAAGAGTGAG GGATGAGACAAGTGGGGAGGTTGGCAGCCAAGAACTATTTATTCCAGGGCTTTTGCCCAAGATACCTGGCCGCTTCTACTATCTCTTTGGGAAGCCCATTGAAACAAAGGGAAGGAATGAGATCCTGAAGGACAAAAAAGTTGCAAACCAATTGTACTTGCAGATAAAATCTGAGGTTGAACGCAATATGGCATTCTTGGTTAAAAAGCGGGAGGAGGATCCCTATAGGAGTGTTGTTGACAGAACATTATACAAGGCAATATATGCTACTTCAAATGAAGTTCCAGCATTTGAGCCTTAA
- the LOC122315756 gene encoding acyltransferase-like protein At1g54570, chloroplastic isoform X2: protein MVLEWGLFCTISLLGSRAFEVWCLHIPVQDRTPFEGLVKHVEETVKQEHASSPNKPIYLVGDSLGGCLALAVASRNPTIDLVIILANPATSFGRSQLQPLLPILEAMPAGLHSAVPYLLSSIMGDPVKMAMVNIESRLPPGKKLEQLFLSLTSLLPYLSGFDDIIPKSTLLWKLKLLKSAAAYTNSRLHAVKAEVLILSSGKDNMVPSGDEAQRLKELLQNCVVRHFKDSGHTLLLEDGIGLMTVIKGTCKYRRSRRHDYVSDFLPPSRKELQYACDQVLGLLRFASGSIMFSTLEDGKIVKGLAGVPSDGPVLLVGYHMLMGLELSPLVERFLVEKNIMVRGLAHPTLFSRAFESSSPEFSFNDWIKVFGGLPVTASNLFKLLSTKSHVLLYPGGAREALHYKGEEYKLFWPDQPEFVRMAARFGATIVPFGVVGEDDIAEMVLDYNDLIKIPVIKDYIRDANSNMIRVRDETSGEVGSQELFIPGLLPKIPGRFYYLFGKPIETKGRNEILKDKKVANQLYLQIKSEVERNMAFLVKKREEDPYRSVVDRTLYKAIYATSNEVPAFEP, encoded by the exons ATGGTACTGGAATGGGGCTTGTTTTGCACCATAAGTCTCTTGGGAAGTAG GGCATTTGAAGTTTGGTGCCTGCATATTCCTGTTCAAGATCGAACACCATTTGAAG GACTGGTGAAACATGTTGAGGAAACTGTCAAGCAGGAGCATGCTTCATCTCCAAATAAGCCAATTTATTTGGTGGGGGATTCCCTTGGAGGATGCCTAGCACTTGCTGTTGCTTCTCGTAATCCTACCATTGACCTAGTCATCATATTGGCCAATCCAG CCACATCATTTGGCAGGTCTCAGTTGCAACCATTGCTTCCTATCTTGGAGGCTATGCCTGCTGGACTACATAGTGCAGTTCCCTATCTTCTTAGCTCAATCATGG GTGATCCAGTGAAAATGGCAATGGTCAACATTGAAAGTAGGCTTCCCCCTGGAAAAAAATTGGAACAGCTGTTTCTCAGCCTCACTTCATTGCTACCATATCTTTCT GGCTTTGATGATATTATACCAAAGAGCACACTTCTATGGAAGCTGAAGCTGCTTAAATCGGCTGCTGCATATACTAATTCCCGTCTACATGCTGTTAAAGCTGAAGTGCTCATCCTCTCGAG TGGCAAGGATAACATGGTTCCTAGTGGAGATGAAGCTCAACGACTCAAGGAATTGTTACAAAACTGTGTAGTTCGTCACTTCAAGGATAGTGGTCATACCCTTTTATTG GAAGATGGAATTGGTTTGATGACGGTTATTAAGGGTACTTGCAAATACCGTCGTTCAAGGAGACATGATTATGTATCCGATTTTCTACCTCCTAGTAGGAAAGAACTCCAATACGCCTGTGATCAAGTGCTTGG TTTATTGCGCTTTGCTTCTGGTTCCATAATGTTCTCGACTTTGGAGGACGGAAAGATAGTGAAAGGTCTTGCTGGTGTTCCAAGTGATGGTCCTGTGTTATTAGTTGGTTATCACATGTTGATGGGACTTGAACTTTCTCCACTTGTTGAACGATTTTTGGTCGAGAAGAATATTATGGTTCGTGGTTTGGCTCATCCAACTTTGTTTTCAAGGGCGTTTGAGAGTTCATCCCCTGAGTTTTCTTTCAATGACTGGATCAAAGTGTTTGGAGGACTACCTGTCACAGCCAGCAATCTTTTCAAATTGCTTTCAACAAAATCGCATGTGCTTCTTTATCCTGGCGGTGCACGTGAGGCCTTACATTACAAG GGAGAAGAATACAAGTTATTTTGGCCTGATCAGCCAGAATTTGTGAGAATGGCAGCACGGTTTGGGGCCACAATTGTACCATTTGGAGTTGTGGGAGAAGATGATATAGCAGAG ATGGTCCTTGATTACAACGACCTAATTAAAATCCCCGTCATTAAGGATTATATCAGAGATGCTAATAGCAACATGATAAGAGTGAG GGATGAGACAAGTGGGGAGGTTGGCAGCCAAGAACTATTTATTCCAGGGCTTTTGCCCAAGATACCTGGCCGCTTCTACTATCTCTTTGGGAAGCCCATTGAAACAAAGGGAAGGAATGAGATCCTGAAGGACAAAAAAGTTGCAAACCAATTGTACTTGCAGATAAAATCTGAGGTTGAACGCAATATGGCATTCTTGGTTAAAAAGCGGGAGGAGGATCCCTATAGGAGTGTTGTTGACAGAACATTATACAAGGCAATATATGCTACTTCAAATGAAGTTCCAGCATTTGAGCCTTAA